The genomic interval CGCCGCCATGGGGAACAGGAAGGCGGCATAGACCCCAAAGGAGGTGGCCACCCCCCTGCCACCGCGAAAGCCGATATAGATGGGGAAATCGTGGCCCAAGATGGCGGCGATGCCCACGGCCACCTGCAGCTCGTGGGAGTGGGTGAGGTGCCAGGTGAGCAGCACCGGTATCCACCCCTTGAGGGCGTCGGCCACCATGGTGGCAAGGAAGGCCCGCGGTCCCAGCACCCGCAAGACGTTGGTAGCCCCCGTAGCCCCGCTGCCGTAATCGCGGATATCGATGCCGCGCAGAAGGTAGCCCAAGAGGTAGCCCGTGGGGATGGCCCCGACCAAATAGCCGCTGATGGCGGCCACCACATAGGCCATCATCTCTCTCGCTCCCGCCCTCGAAAGACCATCTTAACGGCCGTCCCCTCGAACCCAAAGTGGAGACGGATGACGTTTTCGAGAAAGCGCTGATAAGAAAAGTGTAGCAGATGGGGATCGTTGCAGAAGAAGACGAAGGTGGGGGGCTCCGTCTCCGCCTGGGTGACGTAATAGACCTTGAATGGCCGGGTCCTCTCCGGCGGCGGGTGACGGGCCATGGCCTGCCGAATGACCACATTCAGCTGATGAGTGGGGATGCGCATGCGCCGGTTCCTCCCCACCTTTAGCGCCAGGTCCAGGAGAGTCCGCACGTTGAGCCCTGTCTTGGCCGAGACAAAGGCGATGGGTGCCCAGGAGACGAACCTGAGCCTCTGCTGAACGTGCTGGGTCATGCGCTGCTGCATCTGCTCGGTGTTGGGCAGTAGGTCCCACTTGTTGAGGGCGATGATGAGGCCCTTATACGCCTCCGCTACCAGGCCGGCGATATGGGCGTCCTGGGCGGTGATCCCCTCGGTGGCGTCGGTCACCAGCAGGGCCACCTGACAGCGGGCGATGGCTTCCTTTGCGCGGGCGACGCTGGCCTTTTCCAAACCAGGGCCGATGCGGCCAGGGCGGCGGATGCCGGCCGTGTCTATGAGGAGGAGGCGATGTCCCTCGTAGTCCAGGGGGGTGTCCAAGGCATCGCGGGTGGTGCCGGGGAGCTCGCTCACCACCGCTCGCTCCTGGCCCAATATGGCGTTGAGGAGCAGCGACTTACCCACGTTGGGTCGCCCCACGATGGCCAGGGCCAACTCCTCCCTCTCGGCCGCTGGGGCCGCTACTGTCGGCAGAAGGGAGGATAGGCGGGCAAGGAGGCATTGGATGCCCAAATTGTGGTAGG from Dehalococcoidia bacterium carries:
- the plsY gene encoding glycerol-3-phosphate 1-O-acyltransferase PlsY, which translates into the protein MMAYVVAAISGYLVGAIPTGYLLGYLLRGIDIRDYGSGATGATNVLRVLGPRAFLATMVADALKGWIPVLLTWHLTHSHELQVAVGIAAILGHDFPIYIGFRGGRGVATSFGVYAAFLFPMAAGLAAMGLFIVLAFRYMSLMSLVTVPAGALVLMALALAGEAPWAYVVFGGVASSLVLLRHMGNIRRLLTGTEPKLGQGGELRRKETRPWTKTPFAS
- the der gene encoding ribosome biogenesis GTPase Der, with translation MTEPATALAHSTVVAIVGRPNVGKSTLFNRLVGERKAIVADIPGTTRDRLYADVEIAGHKVTLVDTGGLDPTSEEPMTALVRRQVEVAVAEAQVLVMVVDAAQGLTATDMEIAESLRATGKPILLVANKADNEARREASLQFYELGLGDPIPISAYHNLGIQCLLARLSSLLPTVAAPAAEREELALAIVGRPNVGKSLLLNAILGQERAVVSELPGTTRDALDTPLDYEGHRLLLIDTAGIRRPGRIGPGLEKASVARAKEAIARCQVALLVTDATEGITAQDAHIAGLVAEAYKGLIIALNKWDLLPNTEQMQQRMTQHVQQRLRFVSWAPIAFVSAKTGLNVRTLLDLALKVGRNRRMRIPTHQLNVVIRQAMARHPPPERTRPFKVYYVTQAETEPPTFVFFCNDPHLLHFSYQRFLENVIRLHFGFEGTAVKMVFRGRERER